The region TATACTCAAGAATTAATAACAAATAAAATAATAAAAAAAGAAATTATACTACAACCTTATCAAGCTGCAATTTTAAAATAATAATATTTAAATAAAAACCTTCTAAAATTATTAAATTAATTAGATTTTAGAAGGTTTTTTAGTTAAATTTCACTTGATATCTCCTGTAATGCTAGTTCTAATTGGTTTATACTACTTGAATGCATTCTTTTTAAACAAATATCATTTTTTTTACAGACTGCACAACATTTTTTAGATATTTTATGACTTACTGTCCCTGTAAACATCACTACAGCATCAACATTTTTAATCTTTTTATTAAAATTAGGTACATTTTCATTAAAAATTTTACATTTAAACCCATATTTTTTTGAAATATTTTTATATTCTCTTTCTATTCCTTTTATTCCACCTGCTATCACTATGCACATAAATTACACCTCACATTTATTTTGAATTTCAAAATTTTTATATTCAAAGTATAATACATTGTTTTAATTTTGTCAATATTCTTATTTAAAATTTGATTTTTGATTTCTTTTGAGGTAAATTAATAATATAGAAGTTTATTTTGTTAATAAAAAAGTATAACATTTAATTTTTATATATTATAAATTATTATTTTTTTCACAAAACAACATAAGGAGGTTTATTTTATGAAAATAATAACAAACGATATCAAAAAGGTATTAGATGAAATTCACAAATTAGAAAATGCTCTTGAAAAAGCTTATGCTGAAGAAAATCATATTCTAGTAAAAGAGTATACTAAAAAATTAGAAACATTAAATGAAGAATACGCTTCTCTTAGAAAAAACCGACATGACAAGATAAATGCATAATTTTTAAAGAGACTTAAATGTCTCTTTATTTTTATTTCAAAAAAATTCTTGACTTTTATAGTATATTATAGTATAAATTTAATATAACATATTTTTCTTATGCTATAAATAAGAAATTAAGGGGGGAGAATTTTGCAACTACCTACTAAAACAAAAACAGGGCTTAAAGCTTTAATATATATTGCTATGCAAAACGAAAAATATAGATGTAGTATTAAAGAGATCTCTGAAGAACTAAATATATCTAATAGATATCTCGAACAGATTTTTAGATATTTTAAAAAATCAAATATTTTAGAAGGAAGTAAAGGACCTAATGGTGGATATAAATTACTTAAAAAAGCAAATAAAATATCATTATATGAAATAATTTCTTTATTACAACCAGAATTAGTTAAAAAAGATATCTTTGAAAATAAAGATAAATATGAAACATCTATTAATATTACTTTATCAAAACCACTTGACGATTTAATTATCAGATTTTTAAAAAAGATATCCTTACAAGATTTGATAGATAATTTTAATTTAGAAGAAAACTATATGTATTATATTTAAGGAGGAAAAAATGATTTATAACAACATTTTAGAATTAATAGGAAAAACACCAATTGTAAAATTAAATAGTATTAATACTTTTGGAACAGAAATTTTAGTAAAATTAGAGTCTTTTAATCCAGGCGGAAGTGTAAAAGATAGAATTGCTAAAAATATGATTGAATCAGCTGAAAAACAAGGATTAATTAATAAAAACACCATGATAATAGAACCTACTAGTGGAAACACTGGAGTAGGACTTGCTATGACTGCTGCTGCAAAAGGATATAAACTTATTCTTACAATGCCTGATACAATGAGTATTGAAAGAAGAAATCTTTTAAAAGCTTATGGTGCTGAACTTGTTCTTACTGATGGAAAGCTTGGAATGAAAGGCGCTATTGACAAAGCTATTGAATTAAATGAAACTTATGAAAATTCAATAATTTTACAACAATTTGAAAATCCTGCAAATCCTGATGTACATAGAAAAACTACTGCTATTGAAATATTAGAAAACACTGAAAAAAATATTGATATTTTTGTAGCTGGTGTTGGTACTGGTGGGACTGTAACTGGTACTGGTGAAATATTAAAAAAAGAAATTCCAACTATAAAGGTTATTGCTGTAGAACCTGAAAATTCTGCTGTACTTTCTGGAAATGGCCCAGGACCACATAAAATTCAAGGTATTGGAGCTGGATTTATACCTAAAGTGTTAAATACAGATGTATTTGACGAAGTCATTCAAGTATCAAATGAAGAATCTTTTAAACACGCTAGATTATTAGCTCAAAAAGAAGGGATTTTAGCTGGAATTTCAAGTGGAGCTGCACTTGCTGCTGCTTTAAAATTAGCTCAAAAAGAAGAAAACAAAGGAAAAAAAATATTAGTAATATTACCTGACACTGGTGAAAGATATCTTTCAACTGGAATATTTGAATAAATGACAAAATAGAAAACAAGTCTCTATCTATTTGACAGAGACTTGTTTTTTTATATATAAATTTATCCCTTTAATTACTCTTTACTATACTCTACTTCTTTATTTCTTATAAATAAAAAATTTCCAAGTGCTAAAATTGCTACTATTATTCCTATCGGATATGCAATTTTTTCAGATATTTTAAATCCTTCTTTTGCTATTAAAATATATGTGATGATTACAGAAGTCATAAAAGTTGCTGGTATTGCTGCTATCAAATAATTTTTACCATTATTTTTTAAATAAACCGCTCCTGCCCATAATGCTATTGTTGCAAGAGTTTGATTTGACCATGCAAAATATCTCCATAGTATCGTAAAATCTACAAAACATAGTACAAGTCCAATTGAAAATAAAGGGATTGCTATTAAAAATCTATTTTTTACTGGCCCTTGTTTAAATTTTGTTGCATCCGCTATTGCAAGTCTTGCACTTCTAAAAGCTGTGTCACCAGAAGTTATTGGTGCCGCAACTACTCCAAGTAACGCCAATGCTCCTCCTATTTTCCCAAGTAGTGAATTTGATATTGTATTTACTACTACTGCTGCACTTCCTGCTGCAGCTAAATTTTTTGTACTTCCAAAGAATGCCATTGCCGCTGCTGCCCAGATTAATGCTACTATACCTTCAGCTACCATTGCTCCATAAAATACTTTTCTTCCCTCTCTTTCACTTGTAATACATCTAGCCATCATTGGTGATTGTGTAGCATGAAATCCTGATATTGCTCCACATGCTATTGTTACAAATAAATATGGAAATGGATTTAATGTTTTTGGATGTAAATTTTGTAATGTTAATTCTGGGATATGATAGCCTTTAAATATTATTCCGCCTGCTATTCCTATTCCCATTATAATTAACGAAGCTCCAAATATAGGATAAATTTTAGCTATTAATTTATCTATAGGAAGTACTGTAGCTATTAAATAATATATTATAATTATACCTACCCACCAAAATTTTCCTATTCCACTAAGATTTGCTAAAATTGCTGCAGGACCATTTATAAAAACTACTCCAACTAAAACTAATAATACCACTGAAAATACTCTCATAATTTGTTTTGCGTTATTTCCTAAATAAATACCTACTACTTCTCCAATTGTAGCGCCATCATGTTTTAATGATAACATTCCTGACATATAGTCATGAACTGCTCCTGCAAATATTGTTCCAAATACTATCCACAAAAATGCTATTGGTCCCCAAAGAGCACCTGCTATTGCTCCAAATATAGGCCCTAGTCCAGCAATATTTAAAAATTGTATTAAAAAAGCTCTTTTCCAATCAATTTCTACATAATCTACACCATCATTCATTCGTTTTGCTGGTGTATCTGCATCTGTTACTCCAAATACTTTTTCAACATATTTTCCATAAAAAATATATCCTAATATTAAAATAATTAATGAAATAAAAAATGTAAACATAAAAAAACCTCCTAAAAGAATTTGTAGTTGTTGCAATACAATAATACTTCTAAAAGGTTTTATTTTAAATATTTCCAACATAAAAAGTCATTTTTAAAACACAAATTGCATAATAATTACACTAAATCATATTCATAATAATTCTAAACTCTTTTATATTATTTCTGCTTACTAATACTTCTTCATCAAAATCTTTTATTTTTAATTTATATGTGTTATTAAACCAAGGAATTATTTCTTCTATTTTTTCTAAATTTACAATATATGATCTATGTGTTCTAAAAAATTTCTTTAAAGGAAGTTTTTCTTCAAAATCACTTATTTTTGATTTTGCAATATATATATTATGTTTAGTATAAATCTTACTTTCTCTCTCACATGCTTCTATAAAAAGAATTTCATCATAATCTAAAACATACATTTTTTCTTTAAACCATCCAACTACTCCATCTATTCCTCTATTTTTTTTCTCTTTTTTTTCATCTATTTCTTCATTATTAGTTAATTTCATTAAACATTTTATAATTGTTTCTTCAGAGTATGGTTTTAAAATATAATCATATGCTTTTACTCTAAATGCATCTATTGCATATTCTGCATAAGCAGTAATAAATACTATTTTTATATCATCATATAATCCTTTAATTATTTCTGCCAAACTCATTCCATCTATTCCAGGCATATTAATATCTAAAAATACTATATCTATTCTATAATCTTTTAAAAATTTTATTACTTCAAGCGGATTTTCAAATTCATCTAATATTTCAATATTACTAAATTCATTAATAAAATACTTCAACTCTTCTCTTGACGGAAATTCATCATCTACAATTATACAGTTCATTTTTCCCCCTTTATCTATATTTCAAATTTTATTTGTGTACCTTGAGTTAATCTATTTATTTCTATTTCATTATCATATATTAATTTTAATCTATGATATACATTATTTAATCCTATTTTACTTGATTCAATATTATTATTATGTATTTTTTCAATGATTTCTTTTTTTATTCCTACTCCATTATCAGTTACTTCTATATATATTTTATCTTTTTTATCTTTTATATATACCCAAACAGTATCTCCGATTCCAGATTCTATTATTCCATGTTTTATAGCATTTTCAACAAGTGGTTGTATTGTAAATGCAGGTATTTCTTTATTTAAAATACTTTCATCTATTTCATAAATTATATTTAATCTATTTCCAAATCTTGCTTTTTCTATATTTACATACGATTTTACATGCTCTATTTCCTTAGAAATTTTTACAAATTTTTCTCCCGCTTCTATATTATATCTAAAATATGTAGATAAATTTATTATTATCTCCCTTGCTTTTTCTGGATTTATTCTTACAAATGACGCTATTGTATTTAATGCATTAAATAAAAAATGCGGATTTATTTGAGCTTGTAATGCCTTTATTTCTGCTGTTTTAGCAGTTTTTTTTACATTTTCTAATTTACTAATTTCCATTTGTGTTGAAATCAGATTTGAAAGTCCCTCTACTAAATATTTTTGCTTTTCTGTCATTTGCTTTTCTGATGAAAAATATATTTTTATTGTTCCTATTATTTGATTTTCACTTTTCAATGGTGATATTATTGCTGATTTTATACTTTTTAAATGTTTTTCATTATAAATAAAATTTATCATATCTTCTTTTCTATCACAAATTAATGTTTTCCCAGTATATAGTACATCCTTAGTAGCTTTGCTTAATATTTTTTGATGCGTTATTGTAAATTCATCTTTTTTTGAAAAATATGATAAAATATTTTCTTTATCAGTAATTACAACTAAATCAGCATTTAAGGAATTTAAGACAGTAGCACATACTTTTCTAAGTGAACTATTATTTAATTCTCTAAAATATGGTAATGTTTTATTAGCAATTTCAAGAGCTAATTTAGCTTGTTCTCCTGCTACTCTGTCTTTTTCTTTTTTTATACTTTCTGTAATAAGAATAATTACAGATACTCCTACTGCATTTGCAAAAACCATAGGCACATATATATTTCGTACTATATCAAAAGCTTTTTCAAATGGTTTTGACAAGATTAAAATAAATGCCATACTTATATTTTCTACTAAAAATCCTCCTATAAATCCATATATATATCTATTTTGTAAATTAGATTTTTTATAAAAATATCCTCCTATAAATCCTCCTATTATTGTTGCTATCCCACATGGAATAGATGTTATCCCACCTATGTCAATTAATATTCTATGCAATCCTGCCATTATTCCAGCTAACATTCCTACAAGAGGTCCTCCTAAAAGTCCTGCTACTACTACTCCTATATTTCTAGTATTTGCTATAGCACCTTTATAATCTACACCTACATAAGTCCCTATTATTGCCATTGTCCCAAATATTAATGATAAAAATAATTTATCATACAATGAGAAATTATCTTTTTGCATAATTTTTTGAAAAATTTTAAGCTTTGATAAAAAAAATGCTATTGCTATTACATATCCCAAATTATTTAACAAATGACTAAATAATATTAACATAATACCTCCTACATATAAAATAAAAATGCTCCATTTCTTTTTTTATCTTTATCTTTTCTAAACGAAAAATAATTATCATCATAAGTACATTTTTCACTAATAATCATATCTTTTATTCCTAAATTTTTCAATAGATTATAATTAAATTTTTTATTATCAAAATATATTTTATTATTTTTTTCTAAAAAGACATTTTTAAGTGTGTTTTTATCAAATTTCATTATAAACTGTTCTCTAAAATCTTTTTGTACTTCATAATTTAATGCACTTATTCCAGGACCAATAGCTATTAATAAATTGTCTTTTCTACTGTTAAATTTCTTTTCTAATAAATAAACAGAAGATTTTACTATTTCTTGATAACTTCCTTTCCAACCACTATGCAAAAGAGAAATTATATTATTTTTCTTATCTAAAATATATATTGGTAAACAATCTGCATGTAATGTAAATAATACAACATTCTCTAAATTTGTAATAAATCCATCAATATTTTCATAATAATTTTCTTTAGTATCCGTTATTATTTTTATATTTTTTGAATGTGTTTGTTTTGCATAAATAATTTCTTTTTTTATCCCTTGTTTTTTTAAAAAAAAACTTCTATTTTTTATATTTTCAAATGACATATCACCATCATTTTTATCTGAAAATATAGCTTTCACTCCGTAATCTTGAAATTTTTTAAATTCAATCATAATATTAGCTTCTCCTCATTAATTTTAAAAATTTTTTTAACCATTTTATTAAAATTCAAAAAAATTAATTAATTTTTTAAAAATACTTTTTTTTATATCTGCTCTATTAGTATTTTGTTTTTTAGATAAATCATTAATATCTTTATTAAATTTAGTATTTTCTTCTCCTCTTTTTAATAAATATTCACTAAGTATATCCAAAATAGCTTTATCATTTTCTATTATTTTTCTAAATGTCATTTTATCAAGAACTAACAATTCTAAATCTGTTGTAGCTACTACTGTCGCATTTCTTTTGTTACCTGTAAGCAAAGACATCTCACCAAAAAAATCGCCTTTTTTCAAATTTGCTATTTTTCTATTATTAATAAATATATCTACTATTCCTGATTGAATAATAAAAAATGAATCCCCTTCTTCACCTTCTTTAACAATTATTTCTCCTTTTCCATATCTTAAAACTCTTATTTTTTTGCTTAATTCATTTTTACTTTTTTCTGATAAACTTTTTAAAAATTCTATTTTATTAATTAAAACTTTTCTATTTTCGAACTCCTGTTTATTTTCTTCTTTAACATCTTTAATTATTTCTATATTTTCTCTTACTGGAAAAGGTATTTTAATCCCATTTCTTAAAAAACTATACCAAATTTCTCTATAAATATCTGTTTTTATACTCCATCTATTCAAATAATCATCTACTACCCATATTCTTAATATATAATCAATTGAAAAATCTCCGTATTGTCTTATCAAAACTTCTGGTAATGGATCTTTTAATACTTTTTTATTATTTTTAGCTATTTCCAGTAAAACTTTTATTACTTTATTAGGTGGATCATTATATGAAGTTCCTATTTCTATATCTATTCTATATTTTGATTTTCTATAATAATTAATAAATTTATCTTTTAATAAAATACTATTTGGAATACTTACTACTCCACCACCAAACTTTGTAATTTTTGTAGACCTCCAATCAGTATCATTAACCTTTCCTTCAATATTATCTACTACAACACTGTCTCCTCTTTTAAAATTTTTTTCAGAAGTCAAAACTATTCCCGCTATAAAATTGGTTAATGTATCTTGAAGAGCAAGACCTATTACTGCTGAAAGAATTGCTGACGTTGTTAAAAATGGTGTTAAATTAATATTATAATATTTTTTTAATGCAAAGAAAAAACTTACTATAAAAATAACTATTAAAATTACACTTCTTAATAATTTAGGTATTTCAAAATGTATAATTTTATAAGAAGTTTCATCTAAAAATATACCTAAAATTTTTATTACTAAAAATGTAACTGTTATAAAATATAATCCTATTGTTTTATTATTGAAATCAAACAAATACTCAAACCCTTCTCTTAATATTACTAAAATTAAAATAAAAAACAAATATGTATTTAATTTTTTAAAATTTTTTATTATTCTTTTTGATAAAAACATAAGAAAAATAAAAAAAAGAATTATTATTAATAAAATATCTCCTTTAATTCCCATAATTACCACCTAATTTATTAATTTTTTTTTAATTTTGCCGATATTATAAATATATAATTATAATATACTCTTATTGTAACTGATAATTTAATATACTTCAATATTTATTTTAGGAGGTTTTTATGCTAATAAATACTGAGTTTAATTATAAAGAAATAAAAAAATTCTTTATAGAAAATATCGATAAAAATATCCATTTTGAAAATTTAAATTTTTTAAATAATGATTTAAATAGTCGTTTTATTTTTGATTCTAATACTTCTACTATTGATGATATTAGTTTCATTGAAATAAATAATTATAAAATAATTAATTTATATTTTAAAATAATTGATTCTTCTAATTCTTATTTACAATTCATATTTGAAAACGACATTTTTAACAATTGCTATTTATTCACAACCATAAATACTATATATCCTTCTGAAAAAAAAGAGTGGATCTATTGGCTTGGAAATGAACATATTACTGGTATCATAAATGATGATATTTTTATACTTGAAGACACTCCCTTAGAAAAAACTGTTACTACACTTTATAAAATAGTTAAAAAAATATTCCCAAATTTTAATAATTTCACAAATGTAAATTTTAATAATTCTGATTCTAATGTTTCTACAAATTTACTTCATTTAATCTCTTCTGAATTAGGTATTAGTATCAAAGAAGTATTTTCAAAATTTAATACAGCTATTTCTTCTATAGATTGGATTATTGATTTACTTTTAAACGAATCCGAAGCTGAATTTTATATAATACTATCAGAAGGTGACTTAGAATCTGAATATAAAAAATTATCCTATTTTGAAAAATTAAAATATATTGAAAAATCAAAAAACAAAGAGAATTCAAATATAAAAAAAGAGAGTATGATTTTTTACAGAGATGTTGAAAACGAATTTTATTCAAAAGAATATATAAAATTAACTATTAATCATGAGAAATTTTCTCCAAATATAAGCATTGATATAGGTATTCCACTTTCTACATCTGATATAAAACTTTTATAACTACCAAATAATTTGGTAGTTATATTTTTATTGTTGACAAACCGACTGTTCTGTATTATAAATATATTGAGGTGATTTTATGAAAGTAACAACACGTCAGTTAATTATAACTACATTTTATAAATTAATAGCCAAAAAAGGCTATGATAAAGCTAGCTTAAATGACTTGGTAAAAGAAACTGGCTTATCAAAAGGTGCTATTTATCATTATTTTAATACCAAAGATGATATATTTATTGCTACAATTGAGTTTTTATTCGAATCAATGATGCGCTTTGATTTTTTAGATATTGATAACATTACAAAAAAAAATTATAAATTAATACTAAAAAATATTGGTAATAATATTTTAAATTTTGGACAAGTTGACCCTTATTATTCAAGATTTCAATTTGAATTTATAAATCAAGCATTTAGAATAGCAATAGTAAAAGATTATTTAATAAAATTTCTTCAAAAGTATCTAGAATTTTTCAATTCTTTTTTTGATCACCTTTATAAAAAAAATATTATTTCAAAGAAAAAAGATCATGAAATAATTAAACAATTATTTTTTATGATGCTTGATTCTATGGTCTTATATAAAACATTAGATATACCTTTTAATTTTGAAAAAAATTGGGAAAAATTTATAGATTTAATTTTAAATGAGGAGGATTAAAATGCTTGAAAAGTTAGGGAAATTTGTCATAAAAAAATATCGTTTAGTTTTATTATTTAGTTTCATTATCACAGTTATTTCAATATTTTTTATTACAAAATTAAAAATGAATATGCAATTTATGGATTTACTTCCTAAAAATGACAATTCAGTTATTATTTATAAAAAAGCTCTTAAAAATTTTAATAGTTTAGATTCTATAATTGTCGGAATTAAAGGGAACAATAAAAATGATATTGAAAAATTTTTAAATGATGTCCCTAAAACATTGGAACAATGGAATGAAATAAAAAGTATAAATTATGCTCAAAATGATGAATTCCTTTTAAAAAATGGACTTATTACACTCAAAGAAAAAGATTTAAAAGATTTAGTGCCTCTTCTTTCTTCTAATTCTATAGCTGAATTCATAAAAAGTTCTAATGATAATTTTGAAAAAACATACATAAATTCATCTGATTCAGAAAAAATTAATAAAAATAGTAACAAAATAATTTTTTTGCTTAATTTTTTAAAAGACTTTTTAACAAAAGCAAATAACGGAACCTTAAATAATAAAGATACAAAAAGATTTTTTAGAGGAAATAAATATTTCATTTCTCCTGATAACACTTTAGGTATATTTATAATTAAATCTGCTATAAGTATAGATGATATTATTGAAGTTACAAATTTTATCAACAAATTAGAAGCTTATCTAAATAAAGAAGGAAAAAAATATAATGTTTCTACTTCGCTTACTGGTTCTCAAGTAATTTCAAGAGATGAAATGATAGTTAGTACAAAAGATATGAACCTTACTTCTACTTTATCAATAATCCTTATGCTTTTATTATTTATTATTTCATTTAAACTAATACGTTATTCTTTTCTCGCTATTATCCCTTTAATAATGGGAATTATATGGTCAATGGGAATAACTTATTTGATATTTGGTTCATTAAATATGTTAACTGCTATGATGGGTGCTATTTTAATTGGACTTGGAATTGATTATTCAATACATATTATATCTGTTTTTTTAGATGAAAAAAAATCAAAGGAAAACTTAGAAACAAACTTACTTAATGTATATAAAAAAGTAATAAGAGGTATTATTACTGGTTCTATTACTACTAGTATAGGTTTTATAATGTTTAGTTTTAGCAAGTTTCCTGGGTTCAAAGAATTTGGTATTGTCCTAGGAATAGGTATTATTTGTACTCTATTAGCTGCTATTTTTACACTTCCCGCATTACTTATGGTATTTGGTAAAAAAAAATTAAAAGTCAAAACTAATAAACCTATTTATATCTTGGAAAAATTGGAAATTCCAGTAATTAAATATAAATATATTACTTTAATCATTTTAATAATAATAATTTCCATTTTATCTATTAAATCTACAAATTTTAAATTTGAAAAAGATATGATGAAAATAGAAGCTAAAGGATTGAAAAGTATAGCATTAAATAAAGAAATTATAAAAAAATTTGATTTTACTTCTGATAACTCCATTATAATTAATAAAAATTTAAAAGAAGCTCAATCTAATTATGAAAAACTTGATAAACTAGCTAGCGTCGGTGAAATTTCTTCTATTGCACAATATCTGCCTTCTATTGAAAAACAAAATAAAAGATTAGCTATTATAAAAAATATCAAAAAAAGCTCTTTAATAAAAGTTGACAATAATATTTATGAAGATAAGCTTATTGAAGAGCTTTATAGGTTAGAAAATAATATTATTGAACTTTCTGACCTTAGCTATGTAAGTGGAGACATAAAAATAACTAATAAATGTGATGAGTTTATTAACTCAAATATAATATCAAATATTATTGATAATCTAGACTCTAAAAATATTCAAAAATCTCAAATAAACTTTTTTAAATCACTTAAAACCCTTATATTAAATCATAACGAAAATATAATTACATTAAACGATATTCCAAATAGTATAAAAAATGAATTTGTTGGTAAAAATAATGAATTTATAACTACAATTTATCCTAAACACGACTTATGGAATGAAGATTTTCAAAAAAAATTTTTAACTGAAATAGATAATGTTAATAAAAATAATAGTGGTACCGCTAAAATATTTATTAAAGTTGTTGAAGCCGAAAAAACTGAAGGAAAAAAAGTTCTTATTTATACTGTTATTGCTATATTTATAGTTTTATTATTTGATTTAAAAAGTTTTAAATATGCAATATTTGCACTTCTTCCTATGCTTATAACTATACTTGCTATATTAGGAATAATGGGATGGACTGGTTTTAAATTTGATGTTGTAAATATCATTGGTATTCCATTAATTATTGGTATAGGTGTTGATGATGGTGTTCATTTAATTCACCGATATTTGCAGGAAAAAGATTTATTAATTACATTTAGAAGTACTGGAAAAGCTATTACACTAACTACTCTTACCACTGTATTTGCCTTTGGTACTCTAATGTTTGCAAAATATCGTGGCTTTATTGGTTTTGGGTTTTTACTCAGTTTAGGAGTAACTCTTGCATATTTATTTACTTTATTTTTACTAGTTTCATTAATTGCTATCTTCGATAAAATAACATTTAAATAGGAGGCTTTAAAATGAAAAAATTTATTTTTATGTTTCTAATAATATTTTCAATAACTACCTTTTCTAAAACAACTATAAATGAAATATTAAAAAATATTAAAAAAAACAATAATTATAATAGTAGTTTTCAAATATCTACTATGAAAATAGAAAAAAATGGAAAAATAACATCTAGTATGATTTTTGAGTCATATTCAAAAAAAATAAATAATAATACTTTCCAATTAATGAAATTTACTTCTCCAAGTAGATTAACGGGTACATCTATACTTTCCAAAAATGGAAATACATGGTATTATAATAAAAGAACAAATAGAGTAAGACTTTTATCTAAAAGTGCGAAAAATGGAAACCTTATGGGCTCTAGTTTTTCATATGATGATATGGATTTTGATTATGAAAAAGATTTTAACTCTATTTTATTAAAAGAAGATAAAAAGTATTATTATTTAAAATTAGTTCCAATAGATAAAAATAAAAAGTATAGTTATATTATTTCCAAAGTAAATAAATTTAATTTCACCGAAGAATTGATAGAATATTATGATAAAAATAATTTTTTATACAAAAAATTAGAAATAAATGATTATACTAAAAAAGGTAATTATTTAATTCCTAAAACTATGAAAATGACTGATATTATAAATAATAAATCTACATATATTATTTCTGATATCTCTACAATAAAATTAAATATAAATATTAAAAATACTTTATTCTCAGAAAAAAACTTAAAAAAATAAGGAGCGTTAAAAATGAAGAAAAAAATAATTTTATTATCAGTATTTATGTTAATTTTTTTTAATGGTTTTGCTACTACTTCTCTTAAAACAAAATTAACAATAAATAATTCAAAAATTAAAAATTTAGAAAGCACCTCAAATAGTAAAGCTAAGTTTTTTCTTTATA is a window of Hypnocyclicus thermotrophus DNA encoding:
- the cysK gene encoding cysteine synthase A; the encoded protein is MIYNNILELIGKTPIVKLNSINTFGTEILVKLESFNPGGSVKDRIAKNMIESAEKQGLINKNTMIIEPTSGNTGVGLAMTAAAKGYKLILTMPDTMSIERRNLLKAYGAELVLTDGKLGMKGAIDKAIELNETYENSIILQQFENPANPDVHRKTTAIEILENTEKNIDIFVAGVGTGGTVTGTGEILKKEIPTIKVIAVEPENSAVLSGNGPGPHKIQGIGAGFIPKVLNTDVFDEVIQVSNEESFKHARLLAQKEGILAGISSGAALAAALKLAQKEENKGKKILVILPDTGERYLSTGIFE
- a CDS encoding LytR/AlgR family response regulator transcription factor; this translates as MNCIIVDDEFPSREELKYFINEFSNIEILDEFENPLEVIKFLKDYRIDIVFLDINMPGIDGMSLAEIIKGLYDDIKIVFITAYAEYAIDAFRVKAYDYILKPYSEETIIKCLMKLTNNEEIDEKKEKKNRGIDGVVGWFKEKMYVLDYDEILFIEACERESKIYTKHNIYIAKSKISDFEEKLPLKKFFRTHRSYIVNLEKIEEIIPWFNNTYKLKIKDFDEEVLVSRNNIKEFRIIMNMI
- a CDS encoding DUF2325 domain-containing protein, with protein sequence MCIVIAGGIKGIEREYKNISKKYGFKCKIFNENVPNFNKKIKNVDAVVMFTGTVSHKISKKCCAVCKKNDICLKRMHSSSINQLELALQEISSEI
- a CDS encoding carbon starvation CstA family protein, whose translation is MFTFFISLIILILGYIFYGKYVEKVFGVTDADTPAKRMNDGVDYVEIDWKRAFLIQFLNIAGLGPIFGAIAGALWGPIAFLWIVFGTIFAGAVHDYMSGMLSLKHDGATIGEVVGIYLGNNAKQIMRVFSVVLLVLVGVVFINGPAAILANLSGIGKFWWVGIIIIYYLIATVLPIDKLIAKIYPIFGASLIIMGIGIAGGIIFKGYHIPELTLQNLHPKTLNPFPYLFVTIACGAISGFHATQSPMMARCITSEREGRKVFYGAMVAEGIVALIWAAAAMAFFGSTKNLAAAGSAAVVVNTISNSLLGKIGGALALLGVVAAPITSGDTAFRSARLAIADATKFKQGPVKNRFLIAIPLFSIGLVLCFVDFTILWRYFAWSNQTLATIALWAGAVYLKNNGKNYLIAAIPATFMTSVIITYILIAKEGFKISEKIAYPIGIIVAILALGNFLFIRNKEVEYSKE
- a CDS encoding sensor histidine kinase, producing the protein MLILFSHLLNNLGYVIAIAFFLSKLKIFQKIMQKDNFSLYDKLFLSLIFGTMAIIGTYVGVDYKGAIANTRNIGVVVAGLLGGPLVGMLAGIMAGLHRILIDIGGITSIPCGIATIIGGFIGGYFYKKSNLQNRYIYGFIGGFLVENISMAFILILSKPFEKAFDIVRNIYVPMVFANAVGVSVIILITESIKKEKDRVAGEQAKLALEIANKTLPYFRELNNSSLRKVCATVLNSLNADLVVITDKENILSYFSKKDEFTITHQKILSKATKDVLYTGKTLICDRKEDMINFIYNEKHLKSIKSAIISPLKSENQIIGTIKIYFSSEKQMTEKQKYLVEGLSNLISTQMEISKLENVKKTAKTAEIKALQAQINPHFLFNALNTIASFVRINPEKAREIIINLSTYFRYNIEAGEKFVKISKEIEHVKSYVNIEKARFGNRLNIIYEIDESILNKEIPAFTIQPLVENAIKHGIIESGIGDTVWVYIKDKKDKIYIEVTDNGVGIKKEIIEKIHNNNIESSKIGLNNVYHRLKLIYDNEIEINRLTQGTQIKFEI
- a CDS encoding RrF2 family transcriptional regulator, which translates into the protein MQLPTKTKTGLKALIYIAMQNEKYRCSIKEISEELNISNRYLEQIFRYFKKSNILEGSKGPNGGYKLLKKANKISLYEIISLLQPELVKKDIFENKDKYETSINITLSKPLDDLIIRFLKKISLQDLIDNFNLEENYMYYI